In Besnoitia besnoiti strain Bb-Ger1 chromosome I, whole genome shotgun sequence, the genomic window TTCCACGCGTTACTGCATGAGCGTCCCTCTGCGAACAGCGAGAGGGGCGCGCCAGTAGCGTAGCGAAGGAATGCACACAGACGATCTTCGCCCTGGATCTTGTTTCACTCCCTCGCTCCGCTCCCTTGCCCTCTGTCTGGCGTTCAGAAAGTAGGCAGTTTTGTTGGAATCGAGCCTTTGAATCtcatctgcatgcgcggggcttgtcttcgctctctctccctcctcgtcgcttgTCCTGGGGCGGGAGGGGAGCTCTCAGTGTCGCATGATTCTTCGCCAGTCGGGACGGAAGCTGGCCTCCAGACGGGGGCAAGGGTGCCCGCGCTTGAGCTCAAGCGGGCAAGAAGCaggttttctgttttttccaTTTTGTAAGATGCTGGCATCGCGGTGCGAGGCACACAGATTCCTGCCAGCCCCTGCTGCATGCGGGAGGTCTCACTACACTTTCGGAGCGAACGCCCTCAGCGCACGTCCTGCAGATTCAGGACAGAAAACAGAGCTTAATTCTCGCGGTGTCTTCCCTAGTGTGAAATTTCTAATCCAGATCGTAAGCTCAGAGGACGAAACTGTCTGTAGCCATTCGCCGTCAGACAGTTCCACTTGGcatgccgcggcgcggagaaccAGATGAGCAACGCGAGGGCGGCATAGGTGGATTGAAGTGGATTCTAGTCTCGAAAGCGTTCCCTGACCTGCAGCGCTAGTGTCCTCCGTACGAACGAGCGCGCTTCACCCTTCCTTCCGCGTGACTATGCGTGCGACGTTAGAGCTGTGGAGCTGAGACTGGAAGAGGACGCAGTCAGGCGCACTCTCCCTGCGAAAGCAAACGCCATACCTGAAGCGCCACGTCACCGCCATGGTATCTATGCTGATAACTTGAGTGAGCCTTTAAGGGCACACCTAGATCCGTAGCGCAACTGATACGTCTACATATAGATAAATATTTGCTTGTGCGCATACGCTGCTATGTGTTACTGCTTGTCCTATTTCCGTGGATGCCTACAGCAAATCGTATATGCCCATACTAACGCATATGTCTTCAAGCTGATGTCTGAGGCACTGTAGCTCCTGCGTTCGTGTGCGGTTGTCACTTTCTTTCCTCAGGACGCGATCGTAAGTAATTTGCGCGTGATGAGACGGCGTATGTGGCAACATTATCTTGAAAAGACTAAACCTCTCAACACACTCGCAACCCTGTCGTTTTGCTTATGGCGCTTGCGAGTCTCTCCCGACGGAGCTCCGTCCACACGGTAGAAAAATGTGTCTCTCGTGGCGATTGCCGCGGCCAGAGCCTTGCGTGAACGAAACTGACGAGAATACAAACTCGCCtacagaagcagagagagtgGACGGACAGGGGGAGGGAGTTTCGGGGATTTGGACAGACGTCCGACAATTCGAGTGCATGTGCTGAGGCCCAAGGAAATATTGTTCGCAGcgtctagggtttaggggtTACGCTGCTTTGATCGATCGCTGTGCGAATTTGCCTTTCCTTCAGAAGGTAGGAGCTAGTCAAGTGTCTCTGTTGAAACATGCAGCCGGATTTTTCCGTATGCTCCTGAAACGTTGCACATGTAGGGCAGATACGTCTTCTCTTGTTGGTATACAGATTATCATTGCAGTGCATAGGCATACTCCCTTGTGCAAGCCTGCAAATATGCAGATCCAAATTTTTATGGAGTGTGTTGACATATCTGAGTGCGTATCATTCCTATGTATGTTTCCTCCCGCCGTCCCTAGACGAAGCGCGTCACTGAACCGGTGTTCTTCAGTTTTCGTTTCGCATGTATTCACTTGCTGCGGTATATTCTTGTCATGCCGCTCCCTATGCGTGCGTGTCCTGTCGCATCTCCCTTTTTTTTGAGTTTATACCCTCGAAGTCGTGTTGTCTGCGACGCTCCAGGAGAGCGCGCGGGTGCTTCTGCGTGCCGTCCGTGAAATGTTTCTCGACTCCCCCGGCAGGCGTTTAGGTCCGCTCAGTCGCTGTGTTGGATTTTGCGTCTGCCTGAGGCTCGTGTCCCCAATGTTTGCAGGCTGTAGGTGGATGAATCGCAGGAGCCATGTggcaagaggaagaaaactAATGACGAGTAACAGCGTTCGACTCCGCCTGACGGCGGGAATGAAGTTGGAGCGAATACGTCGAgacacgcagctgcctctgacagagagagagaacttTTTGAGGAATCCGGCTGAAGTGGAGAAGTCGCGCCGGTTGAGACCGAGTATCAAGAAAGCTATGTCCTGAACAATATGGGAATCAAACACATCGAAGAGAGAGCCGGATAGATGGatgcatatgtgtgtgtgtgtgcatggACACTGCCGAGTCGCATCCTCTCGTCTACCAGGAGGTACGTGTGGGGGTGCGGTTTCCAGAATTCAAGAGGATTTTCCCTGCGTCGGTCTCCTCGTAAGGAAAGCGGATGCAAGCAGGTGACTGCAGGCGCGCACAATGGGGCATGCATCCAAACGTTTTTGCGTGCACCTTGATTTTGAGTGCGCAAAGCTGTGCGCAGCTTCTAAGCAGTCGCCTCTACATGCTCGACGTTTTTTTATTCCAGTGGCGGCTTATGTAGGCTTACCTCATTGAAGCGCGGCGCTCAGTCAGGCATGTGAACCTTTGAGAAACCCGGCTGTGCGTGTTTTGACTTCACTCGCAGCTGGTAAGTTCACTGCGCGTTGCCGAGGTCTCGATAAAAGCTTAAACGAGCAGAGTCAGACttgcagcagaagcagaatTTGGAGCGCCACCTCTGGCCCTCTGCCTGTTATAAGCGACGGCGCAACCTTCACTTTCGCGCTTTCGAGTTTTTTTCACATACTTTGACACCACGAGTGCGCAATGACTCTTTTCCCTTGCCTCGTCTGACATACGTTTCAGCGCGTAAGTTCTGTCTGCTTCTGAGGCAGGCATGCTGCAAGGCTCCCTGATGGAAATTTTCTGCTTTTATGCATTGCGCAATTTCGACTGGGGATGCGTCATGAGGGTGCGGGCGTTTTTCTCCCGAGAGACATGCCTCGGGTGtggaaccctaaaccctgaatCTCCAGGAGAGCTGAGCCTTGCGACAACCGTATCAAGCTGACAACGTCTTTCTCTGACTGACTTCATATGCGTGAAGTAGGCCGCACTGCGTGCTTGCAAGCGTATCCCTGCCTCCCTCCATCAATTCCTGTATAAGCAACTCCTTTGAAAAcatcttcctcgctctctcagGCCCTTGCCTTTGTGTGGTTTGCTTCGCTCTCCTACGCATGCGTTCGCTAGCTGCCATCGTGGAGgtgtgcgcgtcttctcctcgtTTCTGTTTTTGACGTCAGCCAGTATCTGCTTAACAgcgtgcatgtgtgtgcTGTGCGAGTTGACCTGGTTGACTTGGGCACTCTGTCGCGCGGTGGTTCACTGAGACTCAGCTTCCGAAGATTTCGGTGTCCCTTCCGCTAGCACACTCTTTTCTTTTGCGCTTCGAGTCCCGGCCTCTTATCAGCCGAGAAACGAAGTGACTTCGTCCTTCTCATGCATTGCCGCTCTCATCCGCAGCGTGTAAGGAAACACACGTGGAAATACAGGCACGCAAACCGACAGCAAAACATGAGGGGAAACTGTGAGAAGGCAGAATAAATCCTCAAATAAGGACAGGGTTTTTACGCTTCGCGCTACCGCAGTTGCTGCTTGCAGCGATGTCAGACACTTTTCATTGACGCGTCACTGGTAGCGTGTTCCACCAGAAAAACAAACCCAGTTTCAAAAATGTGTTTTCTAAATCTGTCATGCTTGCATCTTTCTCTCTTACACTCTGCAGTCAGTACGGCTCATCAGACACAAAGCTTCCGCACGTGTCATCGTCGCGTCCTGAGCTGAGCAAAGCACATGAACAGACCCAGAGAGAGCATAAGCCATTTCGTTCACAtctatatgcatacatataaataGATATGCAGCCGTGTAGGGTTTACACTGCGCGTTCCTGTGGAATTTTCGTGTCAGTGTGCCGAAGACAGGGACGGGCAAATTAGCCTCCGACCGCAAGCACGCTGTTCGTTGTCTCCAAACTGATGCTTCGCTTCAGTGATGCACACGCCGCTTGAACAAGAACGCTGTTTGAAATTGGAACTTGCGCTCGACACATAGAGAGAGGTgtagggagagagagaggcagatgcGTGAATGCATTCATTCTTATGCAAATGTTGGACTGCCATTTACTCCCTGCGGTGGATTTCCGTGTACTCGTCACGGCACTTGCTGGGTGCGTTTCTTCCCCGGTGTGCACAGGCATGTTTTCTTCGgttgtctctttttttcagctCGTAAGCCTCCTACCTTCGTTTGACGAGGGACGCACCAGACGCTGTTCCTCCAGAGTGACATACGTTAGGATGCGGGACTCCTGGAGTTGGCGTGTCGTCATCAGTGTGACCCCCTTATATGCATGCGCAACCCTGTGTTACAGAAATGTTTGCATGTGCAGCAACTCTCTGGGTTTTTCTCGGCTGCTCCGATGCCTCGGGTGCGGCGCCGACACTGGAACCAAGGAGTCAATACGAAAGGAGGAATACCTCAGTGCGCAGTGCATGCAGTATTTGTGTATGTGCAGCGGGTGGCTGTGCGCGGGCTGtgctctgcttcctcgctttTCTGGTGCGAGTTGAGTGTGCTTTTTCGTCGCGCTGTCTGCAGTTGGTAAAAGAAGGTGACGACGAAGGCACGCAGCAACATTGGCGTCGAAACAACGTGCGCGCGACCACGCTCATTTTCGCGATTGCGATCGGCGTAGCTATCGCAGCAAACATTTACTTGCTCACGCGCGGTAGCTCGCGGGGCATGACTCTGAAGCGGAAGCAACTGCAGCCGGACAAAAACAGCGGCGAACCGGTGAATCTAGACTTCGATGAGAACTACCAGTTCCTCTTTGACAGGCACGGCAAGCGCATTCGCTCACGACGCCGGGTCCCCGTAATTGAAGAAaacacagacgcagaagcaggCGAAATCGAACGCGAGAACGTATCTGAAAAGGTGCAAGAGAAGGCCTTGTAGGCGCTGAGCCacggagaagggcgagaagcgcgctCCACCCGAAGCGGCGGGGCTTTTGTCCAGGCTGAAATGCAAAcagcgagacgaggaggaaaccAAAAACGGCGGGTGGAGCACACGAGGACGGAAATCAGACGTGCGGCAGAACCTGAAATACGAAACCCTGCTTTTCTCGTAAGTCGAAGGACGCGAACGCGACCGCGCCTCTTTGGCGACACACAGAGATCCCTGGTGCGACACGAGCAGAATCGTGAGATTTTTCGGCCCGAATCAGGCAGGACTCAGAGCTGCTGAGGTCCCCGGAAGGTACTAGGCCGTACGGTTTTTCTGCTGTGTgtgcgctgtctctcccgaGCGTCGGGCgtttctcttgtgcttttttCCAACATTCCCACTTGCATGTTTTTTTCTCATGGGTACCGTTGCCTCAAAAGGTAATGCTGACTCTTCTCGAAGCATCAATTCGTCAATTTTTTCGAGTATATAACGCATCCATTGAAGTTAAAAACACCTGGTGCTCCACTTGACGTTTAGGACACGTGTAGACTCCCACGCTTTGGTAGGACGCACACAGCAGAAAGAGTTATAGGACTGTAGAGCGTGTGCTTTTCCGATGGCGGGTGAGTTTGGAAAcgtgctgcgcagcgacagaTTTCCGGTGGAAACAAGTATCTCTGCTGCCCAGTGAAACAGTCACCACTTGCCCAACGTTAAATCGTTTCGTTGTAAACGTAAGTAGCCTCAGGGCGGGACTTTCGTTAATTCTGCACTAACAACACACACAGACGTACGTGCCGAAAAGATACCTTCACCACACAAAAGTCCCTTGGGGCGACGGCGTTCGCCGCCGAGCCGAGCTCCTGGCGCTGTACTGCGATGTTGACAACGAGTAATTTGGTGAAGTGGTCGTACTCTCTGCAGGGCGGACGTAGAACGTCTCCGCGAATTGCGTCGTGAAGAGTCACGCCGTTGTCTGGCAGGATTTTTACCTCAGTAATATACTTTCACAGTCGCTCATCTGCCCCTAAGAACTCTGGCCGCTCTGCTTTGATCGGGCGAGCGTGAAGTCGCTCGTGAGTTGGCAGAACAGACTTGCGGAATCGCACTACCATTAGGAAGCAACAGATCACACTATAATCCCAAATATATTGACCCGTCCACTCCTACATTTCGGGTCACAAAATGCTGTCGTATCAGCGCTGCGGTATTCACAGCTCGAATCTCGGATTAGGGAGCCAGGTGAATGAGGGAGGACGTAAATACGAACAAACTACCGATTTTGGAAGGAACCCTCGAGTCTCGCTGTACCTATTCTGAGCTTTTGAGGAGTTCGCAGTAAACACGCTCATGTGCGTATAACTCCGCCAGAGGCGCGTGTATATGTATCTCTGCACGAACTAGAATACAACCGGGGTAGAATTTCGCATCTTTTCCTGAATCCAGAagcgtctccctcgcagaatgttttagggtttagggtacCCCGGTTGTGTTCCAGTTCGTGCAGAGATACATATACACGCGCCTCTGGCGGAGTTAAACGCACATGAGCATGTTTACTGCGAACTCCTCAAAAGCTCAGAATAGGTACAGCGAGACTCGAGGGTTCCTTCCAAAATCGGTAGTTTGTTCGTATTTACGTCCTCCCTCATTCACCTGGCTCCCTAATCCGAGATTCGAGCTGTGAATACCGCAGCGCTGATACGACAGCATTCTGTGACCCGAAATGTAGGAGTGGACGGGTCAATGCATTTGGGATTATAGTGTGATCTGTTGCTTCCTAATGGTAGTGCGATTCCGCAAGTCTGTTCTGCCAACTCACGAGCAACTTCACGCTCGCCCGATCAAAGCAGAGCGGCCAGAGTTCTTAGGGGCAAATGAGCGACTGTGAAAGTATATTACTGAGGCAAAAACCCTGCCAGGCAACGGCGTTACTCTTCACCGGAGACAGCGGTGATGGAGCAGCTTGAACGGACTAAACGGTGTGCTCTCCTGCAAGAAGCTCCTCTGGCCCCGCACAAAGGAGAGTATCGTGTCCGTCGGTCTGCGCTGTCAGGcgagtcgcctgcggcggcggaaacgcacgtttgcgcctcgtcgcgttcCAGAACTTGTGAAGGAGTCGCTTACATGTGGACGGTGTATGCGGATTCCTACAATAGCGTCCTGTCTCGTGAGATTCAGACGCGGGCGTGGCTGCTTACACACGACGGAAGGCCTCTGTAAGGATGCGGCCCGAAAAATGAGAGGTTTGTCTTTGAAAGAAGGTCGTTTCGCTCTTTTTCTAAAGTACTCCCTGCCGAGTCGCCCgcctggcgcagcggcgcatgcaaatGCGTTCGCGTGCGAGAGAAAAGTCGCATTCTCGTGGAAAATGCTTcgctcctccctcctcgttTCGCGGTTTTAGCGCTTTTTCTGTAGCGGTAGGCTCCACAGCAAAGGCGACACACATACAGCTGGCTAGGTGTCTACATTCTCTGCTCGGACGGCCGCGCTGAGCGCAAATTCCCTTTCGGGCTTTTCTggctcgttttttctctgccgctgctccaGTTGCATGACCGTCTCACGTGGGTCGTCCTTTACAactcttccgcgcgcgttCTCTGTGTTTTCTTTGAATTTTTTCGCTTTCCATGGCCTCTCCTGGAGGCTGACTCCTCCAGTCTGCAGCCTTgttcgctgcttcgcctagtctcctctcgccgtGCTTCGTTCTGTTTTTCCTTGCTTTTCTCGCTCCCGTTCGCTTCTCTCTTGACGTttcgtctctcgtctcttgCCAAACATCCTCACCACATCGCCACAGCAGGCAGCACACGCTGCGGCGATCTGAAGCTTCGTGGGCGCGTCTTCCGGCGTGAGAGGAAACGCGACTCTCCCCCATTGTCCGCATACCCCCCTGCCTGGCGCCTGTCTTTCGGCGCCCTGCCAGAAGCCCATGCCGTGTGTCTGGTCCTTTCTGACCACTTGTTTCACTATTTCTTCCTCGCAGCTTGCTGGGCCTCTTCTGCAATCCTGTTTCTCCCCGTGCGGGACGGCTACGCGCGTTCTTCGGCAGTCGCTCTTCTCAGCGCCTAATTTGTTTTCAGTGGTTTTTATTTTCCTCGGAGAAGACGGAGTAACCCGCGGCTTCAGGCGTGGAGTTGAGAATTGGTCCCTCTGGTAGAAATCTGGGCAGCGCGCCAAAGGCCCTCGGAAGGCCACGAAGGCGAGCCAGGTCTGCCGAATCGCGGGTGTGCGTTCGAATCGAGCGAGATGACAGAGAAGGGCAGCGGTTTCGCGTCTTCAATCTGCAAGTTTTGTCTGCTCTTCTGCAAATACATTTGCtacgaagagaggaagacaagGACGGCACAGGAGGCCAGCTGAGCGAGGCTTGGCGTCCGCGGTCATCACGGGCGAGCTGCCAGGTCTCTTTTATCCTGCTCACTTTAGAAAGGTCGCGAAGGCCGCAAACGCCGACTCCGCGGTATTTTCGGTCTTCTCCACCGAAGCGCCGCAAACATTCTGCCAACGATGaaggtcggcggcgcggcagacagacTTCGCAGTTCTTCAGCGCCGGAACCATCGGCAACGAACgatcttcgcctccgcattCTCCACGCATGCACTTTTTGAGTTCCAGACAGGCCTCCTCGCTTCTGCAAACggagagcggaagaagcagcagacgacgcgtCGTCTCGTgcgtgcgcaggccgcccgcgccgttgTCCGCGCTGGCGCCTAGAGCGTAGGGAGGGAatctctcttcgcttcctttcGTCACGTCGAAAAAATGCATGCCGCTTCCCCCCCCCGAGCGCACCCGAGAAGGGCGagcccgaggcggcggcgccgcgcgagagcgaagcaagcgacgcggacgacgcggatGCCCTCC contains:
- a CDS encoding hypothetical protein (encoded by transcript BESB_009520), which encodes MLDCHLLPAVDFRVLVTALAGCVSSPVCTGMFSSVVSFFQLLVKEGDDEGTQQHWRRNNVRATTLIFAIAIGVAIAANIYLLTRGSSRGMTLKRKQLQPDKNSGEPVNLDFDENYQFLFDRHGKRIRSRRRVPVIEENTDAEAGEIERENVSEKVQEKAL